CGGCGCTGACGGGTTCGATCGGATCGGCGGCGGCAATGGAGCCTGGGCTGGCGGCCTCCTACTTGGCGTTGGCCTCCAGCCTGTTCGGCACCTTCGTCATCGACTCGGCCGGTACCTTCGGCGTGGACGCGGCCGGCACCTTCGGGATCGACCTGATCGGCGTCGGCGAGATCGAGAGCGAACTGCTGCCGGAGATGGCCCTGGCCAGCGCGATCACGCCGGTGAGCGCCGAACTGGGCGAAGCGGCCACACTCAGCGGGCTGTCGGTGCCACAGGCCTGGGCCACCGCGGCGCCTACGACCACCGTGATCCAGCAGGTCGGCGGCGCATTGCCGACTGCCGCGCAAGCTGCGCTCCCCGCCGCCTCGGCGGGGGCCTCGGCATTGCCGCTGGCCGCCATCGGCGCAGCCGGGCTGGCCGGCCGGGCCACCGCGGGCGTAGGGCGGGGCCGCGTGACGGCCACCGCGAACGCGAAAGCCACCCCCAAACGGGCGCCGCGCGCCCTGGTCAAACAGCGCGACCAAGCCGAGAAGCCGGAGCGGCCGCCGGTACGGCCGTTGAACGGACCAATCACGCGGATCTCCGGTGAGCTGCGGGAACTGGCCGATCTGCGCGATGCCGGCATCCTCACCGAAGAAGAGTTCACCCAGGAAAAGCAGCGCCTCCTCGGCCGGTAGCACCCATGGATTTCGCACTGTTGCCACCGGAGGTGAACTCCGGCCGGATGTATTCCGGCGCGGGCGCCGGGCCCTTGCTGGCCGCGGCGTCGTCCTGGGATGCGCTGGGCGCCGAGCTACACAGCGCGGGACTCGCCTACACCTCGGTGCTCACCGAACTGGGCTCCGACTGGGCGGGCCCCAGTGCGCAGGCGATGGCCGCCGCCGCAGCGCCGTACGCCCAATGGCTGCACACCGCCGCGATCCAGGCCGAGGAGACCGCCATCGCGGCCCGCGCCGCCACCGCCGCCTACGAGTCCGCCTTCGCCATGACCGTGCCGCCACCGGTCATCGCCGCCAACCGCAGCCTGCTGATGACCCTGGTAGCAACCAATTTCCTGGGCCAGAACACACCCGCGATCGCGGCCACCGAGGCCCACTACTACGAGATGTGGGCCCAGGACGCCACTGCCATGTACGGCTATGCCGCCGGTGCCGCGACCGCCGGCAGGCTGAGCCCGTTCCGGCAGGCACCGCGCACCACCAACTCCGTAGGTACGTCGGCGCAGTCAGCGGCCGTCATGCATGCGGCCGCCACCACCTCCGAGGGCCACGGTGAGGGCGTTATCACCACGCTCACCCATGCGCTGGAGTCCTCGTCGGCCGTGGCCGAGGCCATCGGCGCCGACGCACTCTTGATCAGCGAACCCGCAATGGAGGTCGGGATCGCCGGTGTCGAGCTGGCCGTCGACTCGATGGGAACGTTCGGCATCGACGCGCTCGGCACCTTCCTGTTCGACGCGATGGGCGCCGCCGAGGTGGGCCAGGAATTGCTGCGGGCCGCCATGGCCGGTGCGCTGCCGATCTCGGCGAACTTCGCCTCGGCAACCTCGATCAGCGGGCTGTCGGTGCCGCTGGCCTGGGCATCGGCGGCGCCCGCGGCGGTCGCTCCGCAGATCGGCATGTCGTTGGTGTCGGTCGGTACCGCCGCTGCCACATCGGCTGTGCCGGCTGTGGCAGCCGGTGAGACGGTGATCCCCGCGGTGGGGATGGCCGCGGCCGGCGTGGCCGGACGGGCCGGGGCGGGAGCCACCCGGGGGCACCGCATCCCGACGGCCGGTACCGTCGCCCCGCCGCCGGTACCGCGACCCGGCGAGCTGCCGGAGGTGCCTGCGTCCTCGGCCTTCGGCCTGCTGATGGGTGCCGACATCGAGCTGCGTGAGCTGGCTGAACTGCGCAACGCCGGGATTCTCACCGACGAGGAGTACGCGTTGGAGAAGCGCAGCCTGGTCGGACGTTAGAGCAGGTAGGCCTGCTCGGGCTGCGGCTCGGCCGGTGCGATCAGCTCCGGTGAGTTGTTGCGCACACTGTTGACCAACGTCGAGACCTCACGCACCGCGATCCCGGCCACCTCCGGTGGACGGGCCAGCAGCTTGGTGTCGACCCCAGCGTCGGGGTCCAGCCAAGTGTCCCAATGATCTTCGGGCAGCAGCAGCGGCATCCGGTCGTGAATCCCGGCCAGCTCCCCGACGGCCGCGGTGGTGATGATCGCGACGCTGAGCACCGCGTCGGACAGTCTGTTGGGGCGCCAGACCGACCACAGGCCGGCCGCATACAGCATCGCGCCGTCACCGTGGATGTAGAACGGTGTCTTGCGGGCCCCGCGTCCGGTTCCAGGCCCCGCGGCGCGCCATTCGTAGTAGCCGTCCATCGGCACCAGGCAGCGCCGCCGCTCGGCGGAGGCGGAGAATGCCGGTGAGGTGGTGACCTTGTCGGCACGGGCGTTGATCAGCAACGGGCCGCCGGACGCCGGCGCCCCGTTCGGGCCGGCCTTGGTCCATGACGGCACCAGCCCCCAGCGCATCAGCCGCAGCCGCCGCGTCGGCTGGTCGCCGGGCCGATGCGGCAGTTCCAGCTTCGCCTCTCCTCCGTCGAGCCTCGCTGAACCGCCGGGTTTATCCGGCTCGGCGTGCCGGCTGACCAGGGTCGCGACGCCGTCGGTAGGTGCCACGTTGTAGTTCGGGCCCACGTCGGCGTCGGCCGGTATCTCGTTGATCGCATCGATACGCGCGGCCAGCAACGCCGGATCGGTGGTTACCGCGAAACGCCCGCACATACCTTCATGGTGACAGCTAATCGATCCGGGTGGCCGCGACCGCCCAGAACGGCATGTGCACCAGGTTGTCTTCGAGCAGCGGTTGCAGATACGCGAACCGCTCGGCCAGCGCGCGGACACCTGCCACCAGGTCCTCGCGGCCCATCGACTGCATCACCGCGATCATGTCGGTAAAGGCAGCGGGATCGAACGTGCCCTGATAGGTGGTGGTCCCGATGTGGTCGATACGCCATCCGGCGGATTCGAGCAGCGGACCGAAGCGTTCGGGCGACAACCCGTCCAGCTGCCAACCGTTGACGTTGTGGCGGCCGGCTTCGAACATGAACAGCCGGGCTTGGGCCTTGGTCGCCCGGTGCAGGTTGCGCGCGTAGCGCAATTGAGTTTCTTCATCGTCCTGGAACAGGTGATAGAACGCGCTGTCGACCACGGTGTCGAACCGGCCGTCGAACCCGGCCAGGTCAACCGCGTCGGCCACCTGGAAATCCACCGTCACACCGGCTTGCGCGGCGTTACGCTGCGCAACCGCGATGGCGGCCGGAGAATGGTCGAGCCCTGTTGTCGAATATCCATGGGCCGCATAGTGAATCGCGTGGTGACCCGACCCGGTTCCGGGATCGAGCACTTCCCCGCGCAGAGCTCCGCACGCCACCAATTGCTGCACCACCGGCTGCGGACGGCCGATCTCCCACGGTTCGGGAGGGCTTGCCGGGGGCGCACCGCCGAGCTCGGTATCGCTGTTCATCGCCCATAACTGTGCGTGAGTCTGGTTAACGAAAACCGAACGCGCGGTGTACGAACGGCGACAGTCACCCCGGTGATGGCAAGATCGCCGCTGTGCGCCTCTCCGTCCTCGATCTCACGCCGGTCCGCACCGACCAGTCCACCTCGAATGCCCTGGCAGCGACGATGCGACTCGCGAAGGTCGCCGACGAGCTCGCCTACACCCGGTACTGGGTCGCCGAGCACCACAACATACCGTCGGTAGCCGCCACCAGCCCGGCGGTGCTGACCGCGATGATCGCTGCCGCCACCTCGCGTATCCGCGTGGGCTCGGGCGGGGTGATGCTGCCCAACCACGCGCCCCTTGCAGTGGCCGAGCAGTTCGCGCTGC
The window above is part of the Mycolicibacter sp. MU0102 genome. Proteins encoded here:
- a CDS encoding PPE family protein, SVP subgroup; the encoded protein is MDFAMLPPEVNSSRMYSGAGAQPLLAAAAAWSALAAELNSAGVAYDSVINELSADWAGPSAAAMAAAAAPYAQWMHATAAQAEHTASSTRTAAAAYDAAFAMTVPPPAVTANRTQMMSLLATNYLGQNTAAIAATDAQYYEMWAQDAAAMYGYATGSAAATRLVPFTEPPSTTNPTGTANQAGAVGQATATAAGSHADTAVSAITQALQGLSAPGSAAAGSNAALTGSIGSAAAMEPGLAASYLALASSLFGTFVIDSAGTFGVDAAGTFGIDLIGVGEIESELLPEMALASAITPVSAELGEAATLSGLSVPQAWATAAPTTTVIQQVGGALPTAAQAALPAASAGASALPLAAIGAAGLAGRATAGVGRGRVTATANAKATPKRAPRALVKQRDQAEKPERPPVRPLNGPITRISGELRELADLRDAGILTEEEFTQEKQRLLGR
- a CDS encoding PPE family protein, SVP subgroup, whose translation is MDFALLPPEVNSGRMYSGAGAGPLLAAASSWDALGAELHSAGLAYTSVLTELGSDWAGPSAQAMAAAAAPYAQWLHTAAIQAEETAIAARAATAAYESAFAMTVPPPVIAANRSLLMTLVATNFLGQNTPAIAATEAHYYEMWAQDATAMYGYAAGAATAGRLSPFRQAPRTTNSVGTSAQSAAVMHAAATTSEGHGEGVITTLTHALESSSAVAEAIGADALLISEPAMEVGIAGVELAVDSMGTFGIDALGTFLFDAMGAAEVGQELLRAAMAGALPISANFASATSISGLSVPLAWASAAPAAVAPQIGMSLVSVGTAAATSAVPAVAAGETVIPAVGMAAAGVAGRAGAGATRGHRIPTAGTVAPPPVPRPGELPEVPASSAFGLLMGADIELRELAELRNAGILTDEEYALEKRSLVGR
- a CDS encoding SOS response-associated peptidase, which produces MCGRFAVTTDPALLAARIDAINEIPADADVGPNYNVAPTDGVATLVSRHAEPDKPGGSARLDGGEAKLELPHRPGDQPTRRLRLMRWGLVPSWTKAGPNGAPASGGPLLINARADKVTTSPAFSASAERRRCLVPMDGYYEWRAAGPGTGRGARKTPFYIHGDGAMLYAAGLWSVWRPNRLSDAVLSVAIITTAAVGELAGIHDRMPLLLPEDHWDTWLDPDAGVDTKLLARPPEVAGIAVREVSTLVNSVRNNSPELIAPAEPQPEQAYLL